A single genomic interval of Clostridium facile harbors:
- a CDS encoding phosphodiester glycosidase family protein, translating into MKVKEVVKKFSVVVMSAAILVSSLNIGLIASATSEKIGMGDINFSWSREIYNDVSLSHIMSENESGIQKAYTTEFNPTTCEVKPVLNYGDYVMGGDIMSDMISQVEQNGDKVVFAINGDAYDTSNGVSNGLMIKNGLLISTSNGSEAVGFKQDGTVIYGSTNLNIKATTGDTTIPIAHVNKERKLDTSNVYLLTEQFDKATRSTQPGVEVVLNVTTDGYQGVQIGKSITATVESVNQVAANPDKNNTPIGKGQIVLSVHSDSSQYATLSGLSKGQELTIDVQNNNADVDWSQAQQALGIFHVLMKDGVINESALSDTAVHPRTVFGTKADGTVVLFQCDGRQPGFADGMTFTEIVDYMKSLDCVNIFNFDGGGSSTIAVTLPGDEEATILNRPSDGNERANCNALLFVATSEPVEGNPVQKLHVYPDTTEGYGTKTLLLENGKLGFRVGATDNNYHYTTVDPENLVYTTEGDIGTIEQDGVLTAASGTHEGKVIVSTKDGSAKGEIEVSTVDSITKLTADRSILSVAPSGTTQLSFTAEYNGIPVELTSEALSFELSDSSLGSIQSDGTFIAADTQGTGELRVSYKDYSLVIPVEIGKLPVLLNDFEQPLEETGWMWRYTNPQNGGSGKMSINYDERFVRTGDGSLRIDYDFATKPVTGTIAIEAGPKDTFYLEGQPKAIGCWVYGDGNGAWLRIQLAPAAYVGDTYVDWVGWKYIETEIPSTASFPYQLVYGVRLLCTPTTPVQNKKGTIYVDGLRAVYDFKNDDTKAPELVPGTEVTPADGATNVGHQPDISMTVYDPAAEGEPYTGINTERTKLWINGKVMDNVLHEVQPDGSVKINYIPSALTSLRSGLNKIKYRVEDNAGNKFFKEWSFTVEGYNVNLEEIKPEGEKASAGSTFDYIINANDYKNFEQFDLDLSYNPEYVTLVSATPDSRVTVQNQEIDEETGSIKYTLTGMKDLAKDENNPLVKLRFQVQQNAGGLTGITVNKAVVRETGEVEGTDLVLEGYDKEIAFKYTLSWNGSTVGGQTTLTVKDSEGNPVPNIGFQVTKDGQEVALEGVTNENGQLETSLFGSYPAGSNFEVWVKDQDGALSNRVEIPVFESLGSPDPSKIVVTTGEDPSTSVGISWETSLDITQGNIVIGKQSDLSDGRTIAATNKTILTTLNSYDRNYQAWDVSVNDLEPDTTYYYKVGQGEHYSEVKSFTTTPAAGNDVTIGFYGDIQGAYNRFPDAIESLKSLYPDIDMSLIAGDVSDNGHIYTDWSSIDSNFGSYLSSGIWAATIGNHDSYFDAQTFTSFFNGPSNGTYSTPRNYWFTVGDMVIYNLDTEAVYSYDPDFSGQIAKMKEVFNNSDKTYKVVLMHRSSYPLNYDEADVRELHTTFDELGVDLVLSGHDHIYSRTEMYNGEKVTDGQQGTMYIVGGCSSGSKFYDADSNGRPWQDVVYDENNPVFSVLKQRDGKLYFEAYAMENGETKMIDSVEIQSHSLKQVDKTILNSVIDYAEDAADSPEFDNVIADVQKSFTLALENAKAVAADDTAVQTEVDAAWQALLTEIHKLGFVKGDITSLETLVKLAETYDMNDFVEAGQKEFQDALNAAQAIIADKDNAMAGEIETAETNLLNAMLNLRYKADKSILEKVISEANEVDASTYTAESYAVLTAAVAEANAVMKNENATQKEVDTAVQSVQTALDGLVAVDGTASEETISSTDDVAIQTGQKSTTTKSKAAKTGDVTPIAGAAALVVAGVAVLLLQKKK; encoded by the coding sequence ATGAAGGTAAAAGAAGTAGTGAAGAAGTTTAGCGTGGTTGTTATGTCAGCCGCTATTCTGGTATCTTCTCTTAATATCGGTTTAATAGCTAGTGCTACCAGCGAAAAAATCGGTATGGGAGATATTAACTTTTCCTGGAGTAGAGAAATCTATAACGATGTTTCTCTCTCTCATATCATGAGTGAAAATGAAAGTGGCATACAAAAAGCATATACCACAGAATTTAATCCAACAACCTGTGAAGTAAAACCAGTATTAAATTATGGTGATTATGTTATGGGTGGGGATATTATGTCCGATATGATCTCACAGGTAGAGCAAAATGGTGATAAAGTAGTATTTGCCATTAATGGCGATGCTTACGATACTTCCAATGGTGTATCTAATGGTTTGATGATTAAAAATGGGCTGTTGATTTCTACTTCAAACGGAAGCGAAGCAGTTGGATTTAAACAAGATGGTACTGTTATTTATGGTTCTACTAATTTAAATATCAAAGCAACAACAGGTGATACCACCATCCCAATTGCCCATGTCAATAAGGAAAGAAAACTGGATACCAGTAATGTATACTTATTAACAGAACAGTTTGATAAGGCCACACGTTCTACACAGCCAGGAGTTGAGGTTGTTTTAAATGTAACAACCGATGGCTATCAGGGGGTTCAAATTGGTAAATCTATTACAGCCACTGTAGAGAGTGTAAACCAGGTAGCTGCTAACCCAGATAAAAATAATACACCGATTGGGAAAGGGCAAATAGTTCTTTCCGTCCATTCTGACAGCAGTCAATATGCCACACTAAGTGGATTGTCAAAAGGGCAAGAGCTTACCATTGATGTGCAAAATAATAATGCTGATGTAGACTGGAGTCAGGCACAACAGGCATTAGGGATTTTTCATGTGCTGATGAAAGATGGTGTTATAAACGAAAGTGCTCTGTCTGATACAGCAGTTCACCCGCGTACCGTATTTGGCACAAAAGCGGATGGTACTGTTGTTCTATTCCAATGTGATGGACGCCAGCCAGGTTTTGCAGATGGTATGACATTTACTGAGATTGTAGATTATATGAAAAGTCTAGATTGCGTCAACATCTTTAACTTTGATGGAGGCGGAAGTTCTACAATTGCTGTTACACTGCCAGGGGATGAAGAGGCTACAATTTTAAACCGTCCTTCTGACGGCAATGAACGTGCAAATTGCAATGCTTTATTATTTGTTGCGACTTCTGAGCCTGTAGAGGGCAACCCAGTACAAAAACTGCATGTTTATCCAGATACAACAGAAGGCTATGGCACAAAAACTTTATTGCTGGAAAACGGTAAATTAGGGTTCCGTGTAGGAGCAACCGACAATAATTATCATTATACAACAGTAGACCCGGAAAACCTTGTTTATACAACAGAAGGGGATATTGGAACAATTGAACAAGATGGTGTTTTAACAGCGGCATCCGGTACCCATGAAGGTAAAGTAATTGTAAGTACAAAAGATGGTTCCGCAAAAGGAGAAATCGAGGTTAGCACAGTAGATAGCATTACAAAATTAACTGCTGACCGTTCCATTTTATCCGTTGCCCCTTCTGGAACAACACAGCTTTCTTTCACAGCGGAATACAATGGTATTCCAGTGGAACTGACCAGTGAGGCATTGAGCTTTGAATTATCCGATTCTTCCTTAGGTTCTATCCAGTCAGACGGTACTTTTATTGCTGCTGATACCCAAGGAACAGGAGAACTGCGTGTTTCTTATAAAGATTATTCCTTAGTCATTCCTGTAGAGATCGGTAAATTACCAGTATTACTAAATGATTTTGAACAGCCATTAGAAGAAACAGGCTGGATGTGGAGATATACAAACCCACAAAATGGCGGTAGTGGGAAAATGTCCATCAACTATGATGAACGCTTTGTTCGTACTGGGGATGGCTCTCTGAGAATTGACTATGACTTTGCAACAAAACCTGTAACAGGGACTATTGCCATTGAGGCTGGTCCAAAAGATACCTTTTATTTGGAAGGCCAACCAAAAGCAATTGGATGTTGGGTATATGGCGATGGCAATGGCGCATGGCTGCGTATCCAGTTGGCACCTGCTGCCTATGTAGGCGATACCTATGTAGACTGGGTTGGCTGGAAGTACATTGAAACAGAGATTCCATCTACTGCTTCTTTCCCTTATCAATTAGTTTATGGCGTACGTTTACTGTGTACTCCAACTACACCAGTTCAAAATAAAAAAGGCACTATTTATGTAGATGGCTTACGTGCTGTTTACGATTTTAAAAATGACGATACCAAAGCGCCAGAGCTAGTTCCTGGTACAGAAGTGACACCAGCTGATGGCGCTACAAACGTAGGGCATCAACCAGATATTTCTATGACGGTATATGATCCAGCTGCGGAAGGGGAACCATATACTGGCATTAATACAGAACGTACAAAACTTTGGATTAATGGCAAGGTAATGGACAATGTGTTACATGAAGTCCAGCCAGATGGTTCTGTAAAAATAAATTATATTCCATCCGCCTTGACATCGCTTCGTTCTGGACTAAATAAAATCAAATACCGTGTAGAAGACAATGCAGGAAATAAATTTTTTAAGGAATGGTCTTTTACCGTAGAAGGATATAATGTAAACCTGGAGGAAATCAAGCCGGAAGGAGAAAAAGCCTCTGCGGGAAGTACGTTTGATTATATTATCAACGCAAACGATTATAAAAACTTTGAACAGTTTGACCTTGACTTAAGCTATAATCCTGAATATGTAACCCTGGTTTCTGCTACTCCAGATAGCCGTGTGACAGTACAGAACCAGGAGATTGATGAAGAAACCGGCTCTATCAAATATACCTTAACCGGAATGAAGGATTTAGCAAAAGATGAAAATAATCCTTTGGTAAAGCTTCGTTTCCAGGTACAACAAAATGCTGGCGGTTTAACTGGAATAACAGTAAACAAAGCTGTAGTACGTGAAACTGGAGAAGTAGAAGGGACAGACTTAGTTTTGGAAGGGTATGACAAAGAAATTGCGTTTAAATATACCCTTAGCTGGAACGGTTCCACAGTAGGTGGACAAACTACACTGACAGTAAAAGACAGCGAAGGTAATCCAGTACCGAATATTGGATTCCAGGTAACCAAAGATGGGCAGGAAGTTGCTTTGGAAGGCGTTACAAACGAAAACGGTCAGTTGGAAACCAGTTTATTTGGCAGTTATCCAGCAGGGAGCAATTTTGAAGTTTGGGTAAAAGACCAAGATGGCGCTTTGAGTAACCGTGTTGAAATCCCGGTATTTGAAAGCTTGGGCAGCCCAGATCCTTCTAAAATTGTGGTAACAACAGGGGAAGACCCATCTACAAGTGTTGGAATCAGCTGGGAAACCAGTTTGGATATTACCCAAGGCAATATTGTAATTGGCAAACAAAGTGATTTATCCGATGGCAGAACAATCGCAGCAACCAATAAAACAATCTTAACGACTTTAAATTCTTACGACCGTAACTATCAGGCATGGGATGTGTCTGTAAACGATTTGGAACCCGATACCACTTATTACTATAAAGTAGGACAAGGGGAACATTACAGCGAAGTGAAAAGTTTCACCACAACTCCAGCGGCAGGAAACGATGTAACAATTGGGTTTTATGGAGATATCCAAGGTGCATATAACCGTTTCCCAGATGCAATTGAATCTCTAAAGAGCCTCTATCCAGATATTGATATGAGCTTGATTGCTGGGGATGTATCTGATAATGGACACATTTATACAGATTGGTCCTCGATTGACAGTAACTTTGGAAGTTATCTTTCCAGTGGCATTTGGGCGGCAACAATCGGAAATCACGATTCTTACTTTGACGCTCAAACCTTTACCTCATTCTTTAATGGGCCATCCAACGGAACCTACTCCACCCCTAGAAACTACTGGTTTACAGTGGGCGATATGGTAATCTACAATTTGGACACCGAAGCGGTATATAGTTATGACCCTGACTTTTCCGGTCAAATCGCTAAAATGAAAGAAGTATTCAACAATTCCGATAAAACATACAAAGTTGTATTGATGCACCGTTCTTCCTATCCGTTAAATTACGATGAAGCGGATGTACGTGAACTCCATACTACTTTTGATGAATTAGGGGTTGACCTGGTTCTTTCCGGACACGACCATATTTACAGCAGAACAGAAATGTACAATGGAGAGAAAGTAACAGATGGTCAGCAAGGCACAATGTATATTGTAGGTGGCTGCTCCTCTGGTTCTAAATTCTATGATGCAGATAGCAATGGAAGGCCTTGGCAAGATGTTGTATATGATGAGAACAACCCTGTATTTTCTGTGTTAAAACAGCGGGACGGAAAACTTTATTTTGAAGCATATGCTATGGAAAACGGCGAAACCAAAATGATTGACAGTGTTGAAATTCAAAGCCATAGTTTAAAACAGGTAGATAAAACAATTTTAAATTCTGTAATTGACTATGCAGAAGACGCAGCCGATAGCCCTGAATTTGATAATGTAATTGCAGATGTTCAAAAAAGCTTTACCTTAGCTTTGGAAAACGCAAAAGCAGTGGCAGCAGATGATACTGCGGTACAAACAGAAGTGGATGCAGCATGGCAGGCATTGTTGACCGAAATCCATAAACTAGGCTTTGTCAAGGGGGATATTACTTCTTTAGAAACTTTGGTAAAACTGGCAGAAACTTATGATATGAATGATTTTGTAGAAGCTGGCCAAAAAGAATTCCAAGACGCATTGAATGCAGCACAGGCGATTATTGCGGACAAAGACAATGCAATGGCTGGTGAAATTGAAACAGCAGAAACCAATCTATTGAATGCAATGTTGAACCTGAGATACAAAGCGGATAAATCCATCTTGGAAAAAGTAATTTCGGAAGCGAATGAAGTTGATGCTAGCACATACACAGCGGAAAGTTATGCAGTATTGACAGCAGCAGTAGCGGAAGCAAATGCAGTCATGAAAAATGAAAATGCAACCCAGAAAGAAGTAGATACGGCAGTGCAATCGGTACAAACAGCATTGGATGGTCTGGTAGCAGTAGATGGAACAGCTTCAGAAGAAACAATATCATCCACTGATGACGTAGCAATTCAAACCGGACAGAAATCTACAACAACAAAATCAAAAGCAGCAAAAACAGGGGATGTTACCCCAATTGCAGGAGCCGCAGCATTGGTAGTAGCGGGCGTAGCAGTACTGTTATTGCAAAAAAAGAAATAA
- a CDS encoding putative polysaccharide biosynthesis protein gives MSKKTVVQGAIIVLAASILTRILGFVFRIYISNQLGAEGMGLYQLVLSLYMLVVTFATSGISIAVSRMVAEQLEVNRYGSKKTVLRMSVTYSLLVSLGVAFLLFWCAEPLGNYILKDPRTVLSLKYLAPSIPFMAVAACIKGYYYALRKSFMPSSAQVIEQIVKMAFIMVVIQLWLPYGDEYACAAAVLGMTVGEISSCVYAVCMYFAGKTKEKKQVYKRRVAMKTILQISLPIQFSSTFHSLLRLAENLMIIAGLKVFSGGDSSQAIGLYGILKGMVLPLLAFPTSLLSALVTTLIPEVAGANAGGKCQTVSRAVRKVLQLTLLMSVVIVALFMIFPNEIGVLLYGEQQVGQMLQMLCFICPLMYLEMVTVGILNAIGEQMKPMQYNIIDAVLRIGLIWLFVPLGGIQAFLWIMIGSNLFTSILNLRRLLKVTGVKPDYKNWMVKPAIAAAATGLLVRLGCQLLSGYGFQGWLMIGAGCCITIVIYIVLLFALGCVKKKDLLWLKDCFRSKKSAVSSTKH, from the coding sequence ATGAGTAAAAAAACTGTTGTACAAGGGGCAATCATTGTATTAGCCGCCTCTATTTTAACACGAATTTTAGGGTTTGTCTTCCGCATTTATATTTCCAATCAATTAGGAGCCGAAGGGATGGGGCTTTACCAACTGGTCCTTTCTCTATATATGCTAGTGGTTACCTTCGCTACCTCTGGGATCAGTATCGCTGTTTCCCGCATGGTCGCGGAACAATTGGAGGTCAACCGCTATGGAAGCAAAAAAACTGTGCTTCGTATGTCGGTTACTTATTCTTTACTGGTTAGCTTAGGCGTTGCCTTTCTGTTATTCTGGTGTGCCGAACCCTTAGGCAATTACATATTAAAAGACCCTCGTACTGTACTTTCCCTCAAATATCTTGCGCCAAGTATTCCATTTATGGCAGTTGCAGCCTGTATCAAAGGATATTATTACGCATTGCGGAAGTCTTTTATGCCTTCCTCTGCACAGGTTATCGAACAAATTGTAAAAATGGCATTTATAATGGTAGTCATCCAATTATGGCTCCCTTATGGAGATGAATATGCCTGTGCAGCGGCTGTCTTAGGGATGACTGTTGGTGAAATTTCTTCTTGTGTATATGCCGTATGTATGTATTTTGCAGGTAAAACCAAAGAAAAAAAGCAGGTTTATAAACGTCGTGTTGCCATGAAAACAATCCTGCAAATTTCTTTACCCATCCAGTTTAGTTCTACTTTTCATTCTTTACTACGTTTGGCTGAAAACTTGATGATTATCGCAGGATTAAAAGTATTTTCTGGTGGAGATAGCAGTCAGGCAATTGGATTATATGGAATTTTAAAAGGGATGGTATTACCGTTACTTGCCTTTCCAACCTCATTATTATCTGCTTTAGTTACCACACTGATTCCTGAAGTAGCTGGAGCTAATGCGGGAGGAAAATGCCAAACCGTCAGCCGTGCTGTGCGTAAAGTGCTACAATTAACTTTGTTAATGAGTGTTGTCATTGTGGCATTATTTATGATTTTCCCCAATGAAATTGGAGTTCTCCTTTATGGAGAACAGCAAGTAGGGCAAATGCTGCAAATGCTTTGTTTTATCTGTCCATTGATGTATTTGGAAATGGTAACTGTGGGCATCTTAAATGCGATTGGAGAACAGATGAAGCCAATGCAGTACAATATTATTGACGCCGTTCTGAGAATTGGGCTTATTTGGCTGTTTGTTCCATTGGGAGGGATTCAAGCATTCCTATGGATTATGATCGGAAGTAATCTATTTACTTCTATATTAAATTTGAGAAGGTTATTAAAAGTAACAGGAGTAAAGCCAGATTATAAAAATTGGATGGTAAAGCCTGCTATTGCTGCCGCTGCTACTGGATTGTTGGTACGTCTGGGTTGCCAGTTACTTTCCGGCTACGGATTCCAAGGTTGGTTAATGATTGGCGCAGGATGTTGTATTACAATTGTAATTTATATTGTTCTATTGTTCGCATTGGGTTGTGTTAAGAAAAAAGACCTTTTATGGTTAAAAGACTGTTTCCGTTCCAAAAAAAGTGCTGTTTCCTCAACGAAACACTAA